The DNA region TAATTTCATGTTTATCAGAGGAATACACATCGAGATAAAATATGATAATTTCCATAATTTAAAAGTATGACTCATTATGACTTTTCATAATGTAACATCAAGACACATTGAAATTATGATGATATCCTTTAAGATTATAtgtaatgaaagtaaaatattacGATCAAGTTTCAGTAACAACATATTCCGCGTCACCATAGGCCTAGGTATACGTACCTGATTGGCATTTTGAGTGTTGGTGTTGGCATTCACGTTGTTGTTGGAGagatcgttgttgttgttgaggttattgttgttgttgttgttgttgatgttgttgttgacgTTGAGCACGAGCGTGATGACGCCGGTCACGAAAGTCAAGTAATTGAAAGTGTTGAAGCCGGCCAGCATCCCGCCGTTGACATCTGCgcatttcctcttcttcttccctcccgGCATGTAGAGGACGGGAACTTTGGCGCCATCTCGGGCTTGACGAGAGCGGGAAGACTCGTTCTTATTTCCTCTCCTCGAAACATTACGAACTAAGTCTACGTCAGGATGATAATTATAACCCTCCGAGTTCCCGATATCTTCGCCAGCTTTAACAGTCGTCTCTCTTTTATCTAGAATGTGACGAGAGCAATCGCTTCCATCCTCCTCTCCACATCGGAAGCCTTGACTTCCGCCAGACGAAGAAGAATCCTTCGCAGACAGAAAATCCTCTTTCAAGAGAACGTCTCCGACGTCGGTGACTTTTTCCGTCTCTGTGAGGAAGCGCCAGTCCCTCAGGGAGAGTTTCAGCATCACTTCCAAATCGAAGCCGAGTTGCTTGAGGTCCTGTTCGCTCAGCGTGGTCGCAGAGGTGACGTCAGCGGATACGACTGCATGGTGAAAACGCGATGTCAGGAAATAAACTATAGCGAACACGAAAATTCTCGGGCTTGAAAAGAGCATTTCCGAAGGGCAATTGGTAGGGAATTATCAGCTAAATTAGCGAATTACCGCCTTTTTTGTCCATCTTGGTAATCAAATTCACTTACGCTTTCAAAACGGTTTGGTAACGtctcacaaatatttttttttggggggagggttgGTTTGCCGTGTGGGGCCGACACTTGTTCTAGTACTATTTAAAATTACGTTGCAATAGAGTTATCCTTAAAGCAAGAACCTCACTTCGCAATAATTCAACAAAAATTTCCCTTGTAGAAGCAACTTCCCCACTAGACCAAAATTTTCGACGGGCCAGAATGAAGCTGAGAAGTACGACAAGGGGGGCGTGGATCAATCCAGATAAGTAGGAGCTTGATGACAAGGAGCAGCATACTGTGGGCGGAGCAAGGAACACCCTTATCTAGGTAGGCGTGTCTTATAGGCAGCACTACCCCTCAAAGGTACTAGTTTAAAGAAGTCGATGACCATATTGCAACCTATAAGTCTAGAGTTGCTTCGGCATAAGGAGGCGCGAccagcactatatatatacagttattttGAACTTTGAGGCAAATGAGGTTCGAGGAAGAGTGACCTAATTCAATTCTCGGCGCGAACAGAGGTGTCGCGGTGGGCTTTGTTTGAGCAGCTTTTGTGTGGACAATGAATCAGGAGGTTATTGCGGTTGTCTTGTTAGTGTAACTGTTCGTATATTCCTATGCGATGCCTTTGTTACTGCTCTGCTCCGTCGATGACGCAGCAGCATCACGCTCCGAACAGAAAAGAGGTTTTGAATAACGATAATCAAGTTGTTGATCGTGTGCAGTTTcagatatgttttttatttatatgggaCTCCTTGTACTTAACATAtctcttacgagagagagagagagagagagagagagagagagagagagagagagagagagatccaaaccTTCTTAATAAATCATAGGAGCGTGAAGCCAATCCCCGAGACAGAGATCCACCAAACCTTCTGAATAAATCAGAGAGCGTGAAGCCATCCCGAGACAAGGAATCCAAAACACTTGAGAAAGAAGAAGAGCTGATTTCAGAGGACTACACAGCTATGACCGCTGGAGTGTAAACAAATCTATCGCTAACTCCTTCCTGCTTGGCTATAAGTGCTGCTAATTTGGTAGTGAGGTTTTTTTCGTTCGCGAATATCTTAGTACGCCCTGAAAAGTACGTCGGGGAAAGAAAACTGACTTAAATCATTCTTAAGGTGCCTTCGCAAAATGATACTACGAGGCGGTGTTCAATTTGGATTAGTAGCAGTTATTTTCATCTCATGTCAAAGTGGG from Macrobrachium nipponense isolate FS-2020 chromosome 36, ASM1510439v2, whole genome shotgun sequence includes:
- the LOC135203301 gene encoding hybrid signal transduction histidine kinase K-like is translated as MLFSSPRIFVFAIVYFLTSRFHHAVVSADVTSATTLSEQDLKQLGFDLEVMLKLSLRDWRFLTETEKVTDVGDVLLKEDFLSAKDSSSSGGSQGFRCGEEDGSDCSRHILDKRETTVKAGEDIGNSEGYNYHPDVDLVRNVSRRGNKNESSRSRQARDGAKVPVLYMPGGKKKRKCADVNGGMLAGFNTFNYLTFVTGVITLVLNVNNNINNNNNNNNLNNNNDLSNNNVNANTNTQNANQVVIFPPGRKRRFVEDWILQMKPLPQPGSLSRRTTKSSPSGTEAVTQDDAKVPKESTTATCMISDMVFPLLEALNAWTEGAMAMDGECGWKRYCEVLLKYSRRADGPSVVLSKALRRLSDLVASPFASSSECYVLLVRCHLV